A stretch of the Aegilops tauschii subsp. strangulata cultivar AL8/78 chromosome 4, Aet v6.0, whole genome shotgun sequence genome encodes the following:
- the LOC109757618 gene encoding uncharacterized protein translates to MEISKLCLSCCETTCLKECLGRCPHAFVVALEWCHEEAAGDIGLTLGAISSSIDLSVIYGALHQNTNHVLVSMLCHSEGSHFTCFTLENGSWMFYDAANKEVAGLWENVKDICVKRVLKPQILLFAEQE, encoded by the exons ATGGAAATATCGAAGCTATGCCTCAGTTGTTGTGAAACAACCTGTTTGAAAGAGTGTTTGGGACGCTGTCCACATGCATTTGTTGTTG CCTTAGAATGGTGCCACGAGGAGGCGGCTGGTGATATAGGTTTAACTTTGGGTGCCATATCTAGCAGCATAGACTTGAGTGTCATTTACGGTGCTCTTCACCAGAATACAAATCATGTTTTGGTTTCAATG CTGTGCCACAGTGAGGGAAGTCATTTCACATGCTTTACCTTGGAGAATGGGTCCTGGATGTTCTATGATGCTGCGAACAAAGAG GTTGCAGGGCTCTGGGAGAACGTAAAAGATATTTGTGTCAAGCGTGTTCTTAAACCTCAAATCCTGTTGTTTGCAGAACAGGAATAG